One window of the Notolabrus celidotus isolate fNotCel1 chromosome 23, fNotCel1.pri, whole genome shotgun sequence genome contains the following:
- the si:dkey-183c6.7 gene encoding urea transporter 2 has product MVEASRNCSSLCRRVLKALLLCTGDMEHLVKYMQDKFIVLQLVVWCLRGVTRVTLANNPLSGAFILAALFWASPWQGLLGTVGVLVSTLTAVILGQDSTEISGGLHGFNGMLVSLLMGVLSSAQDWYWWLLLPVCFGSATCVFLYSGLSPVLDRWDLPASVFPFNIVIVLYLLCTGSDNPYFPHHPAMPPGVLDPNGTNLITIELVRSIPLGVGQIFACAAVGPSLLILGAILLYSPLLAFHALLGSAVGMLAGLSMAVHHDSLYSGLSGFNGALGCMAVGGLFFTFSWRTHLFAIASAFLSAYVDIALSNLLGTVGLPACSWAATLMVTLMLLLTGSLAAYRIPIGQVMAPEHNWHFRSQWEARSTAEREMTDVL; this is encoded by the exons ATGGTGGAGGCCAGCAGGAATTGCTCCAGCCTCTGTCGGCGTGTGCTGAAAGCTCTCTTGTTGTGCACTGGGGACATGGAGCATTTGGTCAAGTATATGCAGG ACAAGTTTATTGTACTGCAGCTGGTGGTGTGGTGTCTGAGAGGAGTGACCAGGGTGACTCTGGCCAACAACCCACTGAGTGGTGCGTTTATCTTGGCTGCATTGTTCTGGGCCTCCCCCTGGCAGGGCCTGCTGGGAACTGTGGGTGTACTGGTCTCTACTCTAACAGCTGTTATCCTCGGGCAAGACAG TACTGAGATATCTGGAGGTCTCCATGGTTTTAATGGTATGTTGGTGTCACTGTTGATGGGAGTGTTAAGCTCTGCTCAAGACTGGTACTggtggctgctgctgcctgttTGCTTTGGGTCAGCGACATG TGTCTTTCTGTACAGTGGTCTTTCTCCAGTGTTGGACCGCTGGGACTTGCCTGCTTCCGTGTTTCCTTTCAACATTGTTATTGTCCTGTACCTCCTTTGCACTGGATCAGATAACCCCTATTTCCCACACCACCCAGCTATGCCTCCAGGGGTGCTGGATCCCAATGGCACCAATCTGATTACTATAGAG TTAGTGCGTAGCATACCTCTTGGTGTGGGCCAGATCTTTGCCTGTGCAGCTGTTGGGCCCTCCCTCCTTATCCTAGGAGCCATACTACTCTACTCCCCCCTGCTGGCCTTCCATGCTTTGCTGGGATCAGCAGTTGGAATGCTGGCTG GTTTATCCATGGCAGTGCATCATGATTCTCTGTACTCAGGTCTGTCGGGGTTTAACGGTGCTCTGGGCTGCATGGCTGTTGGTGGACTATTCTTCACCTTCAGCTGGAGGACTCACCTCTTTGCCATCGCCAGCG CTTTCCTCTCTGCTTATGTTGATATCGCTCTGAGTAATCTGCTGGGAACT GTTGGTCTTCCAGCGTGCAGCTGGGCAGCTACTCTGATGGTCACGCTGATGTTGCTGCTGACTGGCAGTTTAGCAGCTTACCGCATCCCTATTGGTCAAGTCATGGCACCTGAACACAACTGGCACTTCCGAAGCCAATGGGAGGCTCGGAGCACTGCAGAAAGGGAGATGACTGATGTGTTGTGA